A section of the Saccopteryx leptura isolate mSacLep1 chromosome 6, mSacLep1_pri_phased_curated, whole genome shotgun sequence genome encodes:
- the C6H7orf25 gene encoding UPF0415 protein C7orf25 homolog → MSAHAMLCERIVMAKELVKRAESLSRSRKGGIEGDAKLCSKLKAELKFLQKVEAGKVAVKESHLQSTNLTHLRAVVESAENLEEVISVLHGFGYTDNLGEKQTLVVDVVANCGHTWVKAIGRKAEALHNIWLGRGQFGDKSIIEQAEDFLQASHQQPVQYSNPHIIFAFYNSVSSPMAEKLKEMGISVRGDIVAVNSLLGHPDELQPSESESDEEGPELFQVTRVDRENILATVAFPTEIKIDMCKRVNLDITTLITYVSALSYGGCHFIFKEKVLTEQAEQERKEQVLPQLEAFMKDKELFACESAVKDFQSILDTLGGPGERERATMLIKRINVVLDQPSERSLGLVSSSKINSRSLTIFGTGDTLKAITMTANSGFVRAANNQGVKFSVFIHQPRALTESKEALATPLPKDYTTDTEH, encoded by the coding sequence ATGTCTGCACACGCCATGCTCTGTGAACGAATCGTCATGGCCAAGGAACTGGTTAAGAGAGCAGAATCACTTTCTAGATCAAGAAAAGGTGGCATTGAAGGCGATGCAAAGCTGTGTAGCAAATTGAAGgctgaattaaaatttttgcaGAAAGTGGAAGCTGGGAAGGTAGCTGTTAAGGAGTCCCATTTACAGAGCACCAATTTAACACACCTCAGAGCTGTAGTGGAGTCAGCAGAAAACCTGGAAGAAGTCATTAGTGTTCTCCATGGTTTTGGTTACACAGATAACTTGGGAGAAAAGCAGACTCTTGTGGTGGATGTTGTTGCAAATTGTGGTCATACTTGGGTGAAAGCCATTGGCCGGAAAGCTGAAGCTCTGCATAATATTTGGCTAGGCAGGGGCCAGTTTGGTGACAAAAGCATCATTGAGCAAGCTGAAGACTTCCTTCAGGCCAGTCACCAGCAGCCAGTGCAGTATAGCAACCCTCACATCATCTTTGCATTTTACAACAGTGTCTCCAGCCCCATGGCAGAGAAGCTGAAAGAAATGGGCATATCTGTGAGAGGAGACATAGTAGCAGTTAATTCTCTGTTAGGTCACCCTGACGAGCTCCAGCCCAGTGAGAGCGAATCAGATGAAGAGGGCCCTGAACTTTTCCAGGTGACCAGAGTGGACCGAGAAAATATACTAGCAACTGTTGCGTTTCCAACAGAGATTAAGATTGATATGTGCAAAAGAGTAAATCTGGACATTACTACTTTGATCACATATGTATCTGCCCTCAGCTATGGAGGTTGCCACTTTATCTTTAAGGAAAAAGTGCTCACAGAACAagcagagcaagagagaaaagagCAGGTTCTACCACAGCTTGAAGCATTTATGAAGGACAAGGAGCTATTTGCTTGTGAATCAGCTGTCAAAGATTTTCAGTCTATTTTAGATACTTTAGGAGGacctggggagagagagagggccacTATGCTAATTAAGCGAATTAATGTGGTGCTGGACCAGCCTTCTGAGCGTTCTTTGGGACTAGTGTCCAGTTCAAAAATCAATAGTCGTTCATTAACAATTTTTGGGACAGGGGACACCCTAAAAGCCATCACAATGACTGCCAATAGTGGTTTTGTCAGAGCTGCCAACAACCAGGGTGTTAAATTTAGTGTGTTTATTCATCAGCCCAGAGCACTCACTGAGAGCAAAGAGGCTTTAGCCACCCCTTTACCAAAAGACTACACAACTGACACTGAACACTGA